The DNA region TTACCACCCGCGCCTTGCCTGGCATTGGCTCGAATCTCGCTGGAATTGCTCAGCACAACAAGATTGGAATCAATCTCTTCATTGATACGGATATCTCCACCGTCGCCATTGCCATCAGCAACAGAAGTTGTGATTTTAGATTGATTATCCATGCGAAACAGCCGTCCGGCACGGATGACTATATTGCCTGCATCTGCCTCCTGGGTATTCAGATTGATATTACTATTGTCCACCACCAAACGTTCATTCGCTGTAACAGAAATACTACCGGATTTTCCAAACTCGGAGTTATCGCTACCCGTTGGCAAACCCTCTTGTACGAACAGGCTCTCGGCAGTGAGGTTGACTCCGTTAGTGATATCAACATTTTTACCATTAACTGTGATGCCGCCGCCCAAACCTTGCCATGATGTTTTAGCGCTGATATTAATACCGTCAGCGATCAGCAGATCACCCGCTGGTGTCTCGATATTGATGCTACCGGCATTGCCGGTCGCATCACGGGCGCTATCTGCTGATATCGTTCCATTATTGCCTTTAATAACCAGATTTTTCTCTAATGGATTAATAAAGATATTTCCAGCGTCACCGCTTCCTTTAGTTTCGCTTTGAATACTTGGTTTGGGATCGGTGATATCGTCAACGATATTGATCGTATTGGTGTTGATTGTTATCGTGCCGCCGACACTATCACCTGATACTTGGTTTAAAACTTGACCACCCTGGTCGATTGTTAATTCATCCAGCAATAACGTGATATTACCCGCTGCAGATTGCTCACCAAAGCTATTGCTCGTTGCTTGTATTCTGCCATCATCCGTTAACTCAAGTTTTAAAGCAGAAATAGAGATATTACCCGCGACTCCACCATCATTGGCACTGCTAGTGATTTTACTTGATGTACTAGAGAACAGACCAATAGACTCACCGGATATTTTGACACCACCATTTTCAACCGTTATAGATATGTTGCCAGCATGAATGGCTTCAGAGCTTGTGCTGCTTGTTATTCGAGATCCATTTTGCAAATCTAGGTCATCAACCAGATTTATGACGATGCCATTTTTTTCAGTGTTTGTCGTATCTACTCCTGTAGCAGACTTCGACTTCAGCACAGATTTATTATTCATTAAAAGAGTTTGAGCATCAATGTTGATCATACCACCAGTGACTTCCAATACACCATTATTCACCTCTACATCACCGCCCACAAGTGATATTGCTTTACCTGAATCGGATTCAAGCACAGAGTTTTCAACTTTTATCGCTTCAAGACTATTATCCAGAAAACCAAATGATTCTGGTTCTGCGGACGACAACATGACGGGATCAGATAAATCGGCTGAAAAAACAGCCCCATCTTTAAAAACGACTCTATCCGTCGTTGACGCATGGAAAGAGCCCCCGACGTTCAGCTTTGCCCCTTCCCCGAAGGTAATGCCGTTCGGATTGACAAAAAACAGGTCAGCCTCACCATACTCACGTGTATTAATCTCTCCATGAATCAGTGAGGGCTCTCCTCCTGTGACGCGACTGATGATATTTTTAACACTCTGTTTTTCAGAGTTTATGAAGTTAGCCACATCACCCTCACCAATACTGAATTGATCAAAGCTAAAAAATATGTTTTCACCTTGCCTGCTGTCGCTTGAAATATCGTAAAACACCCCTCCTTCTTCTTGCCTCGGTGAATCAATAGAAGTTCCGAGACCGGAAGAAGTGATCCTTGTCTCCTGACAATAGCCAGTGAAGCTGATAGCACTGAGACATAGATACAGCAAGGTAGAGTGATTGCTCATTGACAAGTCAGCTCTCTAATACTTCCAGTGGTTACATCATTGTTGAGGCCACTACGTTCATAACAAGAAATTTTCTCATTGAAACTTACACCTGAATAGACTCTAATTTTGGATTCACCTACATAAGTAGACAACGCGAGACCAAAATCACTGCCTTGTTCATCAACACGGCCATAAACTCTTACTACCGAGCCTTCACTCACTACCATCCCGGCGAGGTTTTTATCCCTAATAATCAAATTATCAATGATTACCAATAGGCTACTCTCCAAATGTACTCCAACATTGCCGGAACCATTTACTGTAACAGTCCCATAAACAACACTTGTTCCTCCCCCACAGAGTTTAAACCCTATGATATTTTTAGTTTTAATAATTGTAGAAACATCAGGAAGAGTAACATCATGGCAGTCAGCCACTGCTTGTGATATAAATGAAAAATCCAGTTTATTTAATATCTCTGTAAGAGGGGTTTTTTGTGTATCACCAAGGCTTTGCTGAACACCTAAACCACCTTCACTAGTCTCTGGAGCAAATTCAAACTCATCAGCCCCTATCGCAATTCCAGCACTGGAATTGTTTCTCGCATTAATATCACTCAACGCAACCGATGATTTTTCATCAATAAAGATACCATGCTTTCCTCTGGCCAATGTCAAGCCGCTAATTATGACATTTTTTGCTCCCCGCACCTCTATGACTGAGTGTTCACCATCACCACCATCAATCGTTGCTCCTTGGCCATTAATCAGAATGTTGCTGGTTCCCACCACCACCGGAGAGTTCACTTTACATGTTCCAAGAACATTTATAACATCTCCTTTATTGCTGCCCGCCACTTTTGTTCTTAATGTCTCTCCATTATCTCCATTATCACAATCCACCGTAACAACCTTTTGTTTCAGGTTACGATCCGATAATAAGAAAAGAATAATGACCAACAAGAGAATCGCCAGTACAACAAATATTTTATTAAATTTCATGATAGTTTTTCCTTTTTATTTTTAAATTTCTGATTATGGTTGAACTAATTCCATTTGGCCTAACATGCCACTCCATGCCAACTGCAGGGTTTGATTGCCTGAATCGTTGCTCCATGCATCATGGAGTGTTGCGAATGCGTCATACCAGATACCTCTGCTGGCATACGCATTTGCTAAATCTATTGGGTCACCGTGTTGATCTACAGCTTTGATTTGACCATTGACTTGAACCCGTTCGATATACGATTTCACGACAAGATCCCCCGAAGCACTTTCGCCTTGTCCACACCTCATCCGTAACGACCATTCATAGGTTTTACCACTTTCCAGATGAACATCATGCTTTGCAAGATTTATGGAGTTAATGCCAGCCTTGACAGGCTCAGACACTTGCCACTCAAGCAGCGGCTCAGTTGCTTCATCGTGAGCCAACGTCACGACGACCGGTTTTTGACTCATCGCAGTGATGTGCCAATAGAGCTGTGGTTGCTCCTGCGTGGTTAAGCCAACATGCTCTGGAACGAGCAGTGTTATTGTTGGCAGCCCTCCGCAACCACGCGTCCCCCCCTGACTGGTACGAATTTTTGGTATTGGCCTGACTGGCTTCGGCGGCACGTATGGCACTAATGGCACTTGTGACTGTTTTGCTTTTGCCTGCTCTTTTTGAGTTGTTTTTTTAGCATCAGCAGCGTAACTTTGCAATGGCAATAGAAGGCTGCCAGTAAACACTATAAAATTAATGAAACAGTCGCGAGTTTTCATACCATGACCTTCTTTTTTTGTTCATTCATATCACTATTTTTACCCCATATCCGGTAAACTGAAATACCTCTGTTTTTACCGCACAAATGGCACTCCCCCAAAGAGGTGATCTGGTATCCATGCCCTAGATAGTGGTAAACCAATTCACCGATCAAGATGCGAAAATCATGCACTTGATCATTTTTAAAACTTTTTTTATCAAAACTTTCCAGACGAGCAGCCGTATTAACCACATCACCCACTGTGGTGTATTTCATGCGCTGAGCACTGCCCAGATTGCCAGCAATCGCCACACCGGAGCAGATTCCAATACGCAACCGGCACGCAGGCAGCTCATGGTCGCTTAATTCATCATTGAGATGGCTGAGCGCCGCGCCCATTGCAAGAGCGCAATCGACCGCCTGCTGTGCATCCTGTCTGATTTCAGATTCGCTCTGTCTTGCAATAGGCACACCAAAATTAACTTTGATACCGTCACCCGCGTAATCATCAACGATGCCCCCATATTCCGCTGCAATGCAGGTCATGGTATCCAGGTAGCGATTGATCCACTCCATTGCAACAGCAGGATCCATATTCTCTGTGGGTGATGTATAACCTTGTAGATCAATAATCATGACGGTGATCGTCAAGCGCTGCGGACGCGGCCTGCCCTCTTCCATAAACTGCTCACGCTGCTGCCACAGCACAGTAGCCACTTCAGGCGCGACAAATTTACCGAACAACTGCATGATGAGTTCTCGTTCAGCATGCTCACGCTGGGCACAACAAATAGTTGCCAGCGCCAAAGAGCCAAGGTAGGCAAGTGCAATCGCTACCGCAGGAAGCCAAAAGTTCTGGAAAAAAATGTATTGCACCATAGTCCATATCAGGGAAATGCCACCTACGGCAAATACGATAAGCAGCCATGGCCTCTGAATCCAGACCCCCAATACAGCACCTAAAATACAAAGCAGCATGATCCATAAAATTTCGACCCACTCAGGGACAATTTCTAACGGCGTATCATTTTGCAACGCAACTCTAATCAACTGATCCACAGTGTGAGCCTGGATTTCAAGGCCATAGTTGGATCGGCTCGCTCCAGAGCCAGTAGTGAGCGGAGACTCATGCCGATCTATCATGCTGGCGGCCGTCATTCCCAAAATGACCACTCGTCCACGAATTTGCTCAGCACTCAACTCACCACTCAGCAACTCTGATAAAGAGTAGGAAGGAAAAGGAGCCGTAC from Gammaproteobacteria bacterium includes:
- a CDS encoding DUF928 domain-containing protein; the protein is MKTRDCFINFIVFTGSLLLPLQSYAADAKKTTQKEQAKAKQSQVPLVPYVPPKPVRPIPKIRTSQGGTRGCGGLPTITLLVPEHVGLTTQEQPQLYWHITAMSQKPVVVTLAHDEATEPLLEWQVSEPVKAGINSINLAKHDVHLESGKTYEWSLRMRCGQGESASGDLVVKSYIERVQVNGQIKAVDQHGDPIDLANAYASRGIWYDAFATLHDAWSNDSGNQTLQLAWSGMLGQMELVQP
- a CDS encoding filamentous hemagglutinin N-terminal domain-containing protein, which gives rise to MSNHSTLLYLCLSAISFTGYCQETRITSSGLGTSIDSPRQEEGGVFYDISSDSRQGENIFFSFDQFSIGEGDVANFINSEKQSVKNIISRVTGGEPSLIHGEINTREYGEADLFFVNPNGITFGEGAKLNVGGSFHASTTDRVVFKDGAVFSADLSDPVMLSSAEPESFGFLDNSLEAIKVENSVLESDSGKAISLVGGDVEVNNGVLEVTGGMINIDAQTLLMNNKSVLKSKSATGVDTTNTEKNGIVINLVDDLDLQNGSRITSSTSSEAIHAGNISITVENGGVKISGESIGLFSSTSSKITSSANDGGVAGNISISALKLELTDDGRIQATSNSFGEQSAAGNITLLLDELTIDQGGQVLNQVSGDSVGGTITINTNTINIVDDITDPKPSIQSETKGSGDAGNIFINPLEKNLVIKGNNGTISADSARDATGNAGSINIETPAGDLLIADGINISAKTSWQGLGGGITVNGKNVDITNGVNLTAESLFVQEGLPTGSDNSEFGKSGSISVTANERLVVDNSNINLNTQEADAGNIVIRAGRLFRMDNQSKITTSVADGNGDGGDIRINEEIDSNLVVLSNSSEIRANARQGAGGNINIKAYSHLISPDSIIDASAGPAGIDGAVTVTTPDVDATTGMLQLPESFLDVSALLGNRCAMRTASNSNSSSFLVSSNRDESTPDELLVSDTSNLDDVSKNSVLEQIAMRCW
- a CDS encoding adenylate/guanylate cyclase domain-containing protein — its product is MTKIIDSKPITATSIVLLVFGIVMGIRQIGLLQELELALYDFHLKSKVTENITESPVLLIRIYEPDIQRLGYPINDYALAEALNLLNELGARAIGVDLYRDFPASGHDELRAAVIGNSHVVMIEKRLGESVPRPDFIEDSSQVGFSDLKQDTSGVIRRGLLILWDDAGQPYFSLGLQLVLKYLQDFGITITEDPVDESQIRLGETTLRRFNGNDGGYQNADDGGYQIILDYGRGTAPFPSYSLSELLSGELSAEQIRGRVVILGMTAASMIDRHESPLTTGSGASRSNYGLEIQAHTVDQLIRVALQNDTPLEIVPEWVEILWIMLLCILGAVLGVWIQRPWLLIVFAVGGISLIWTMVQYIFFQNFWLPAVAIALAYLGSLALATICCAQREHAERELIMQLFGKFVAPEVATVLWQQREQFMEEGRPRPQRLTITVMIIDLQGYTSPTENMDPAVAMEWINRYLDTMTCIAAEYGGIVDDYAGDGIKVNFGVPIARQSESEIRQDAQQAVDCALAMGAALSHLNDELSDHELPACRLRIGICSGVAIAGNLGSAQRMKYTTVGDVVNTAARLESFDKKSFKNDQVHDFRILIGELVYHYLGHGYQITSLGECHLCGKNRGISVYRIWGKNSDMNEQKKKVMV